In one Corallococcus silvisoli genomic region, the following are encoded:
- a CDS encoding spondin domain-containing protein, whose amino-acid sequence MSIHSFRGGVASAAALGLLTLSACGSGDGADASAREVRVRIENVAPFQQLKSGRFDTKLSGTSPGPLAPGDAYEFSFTAGVKHRLTFVAMFGQSNDWFFGTEPQGIPLYSADGRPLSGNITDQVLLWDAGTEVDEEPAVGPHTGPKQATSTDGPGAKDFNPNVRRVGPRPVLTSGQTFVLPAIASMIRVLVASDAATHRFTVRIENISDDRVTLTTSEGIKPVRISPGVWTVSDGNETLFTEGQPDRGLGLEAIAETGDAAALLAYLTPLTGVATPLSPGIFALHNAAAPLFTEGAPDRGQGLELLAETGDVSRLASALSASPPTGVRTSGSFNSPVGASAPGPLLPGHAYEFDVSARPAERLSFAMRFGQSNDWLFGTDEQGIALFDASGTLLTGDVTSRVSLWDVGTELDEEPAVGPHQGAPEGGLDPDKTVRRVPPSRYGTPVSQHLRVTLTEVK is encoded by the coding sequence ATGTCCATCCACTCCTTCCGCGGAGGCGTCGCCTCCGCCGCCGCGCTCGGCCTCCTCACGCTGTCCGCCTGTGGCTCGGGTGATGGCGCCGACGCTTCGGCCCGCGAGGTGCGCGTGCGCATCGAGAACGTGGCGCCGTTCCAGCAGCTCAAGTCCGGACGCTTCGACACGAAGCTGAGCGGCACGTCGCCGGGCCCGCTGGCGCCGGGGGACGCCTACGAGTTCAGCTTCACGGCGGGCGTGAAGCACCGGCTGACCTTCGTCGCGATGTTCGGCCAGTCCAATGACTGGTTCTTCGGAACGGAGCCCCAGGGCATCCCCCTCTACTCCGCCGACGGCCGGCCCCTCTCCGGCAACATCACCGACCAGGTGCTCCTCTGGGACGCGGGCACGGAGGTGGACGAGGAGCCCGCGGTGGGCCCGCACACCGGCCCGAAGCAGGCGACGTCCACGGACGGCCCGGGCGCCAAGGACTTCAATCCCAACGTGCGGCGCGTGGGCCCGCGCCCCGTGCTCACCAGCGGCCAGACGTTCGTCCTGCCCGCCATCGCGTCGATGATCCGCGTGCTCGTGGCCTCCGACGCGGCCACGCACCGCTTCACCGTGCGCATCGAGAACATCTCCGACGACCGCGTCACCCTCACCACCTCCGAGGGCATCAAGCCCGTGCGCATCTCCCCGGGCGTCTGGACGGTGAGCGACGGCAACGAGACCCTCTTCACGGAAGGCCAACCGGACCGGGGCCTGGGCCTGGAGGCCATCGCGGAGACGGGCGACGCCGCGGCCCTCCTCGCCTACCTCACGCCGCTGACGGGCGTGGCCACGCCGCTCTCACCGGGCATCTTCGCGCTGCACAACGCCGCCGCGCCGCTCTTCACCGAGGGCGCGCCGGACCGGGGCCAGGGGCTGGAGCTGCTCGCGGAGACGGGGGATGTGTCCCGCCTGGCCAGCGCCCTCTCCGCGAGCCCGCCCACGGGCGTGCGCACGTCGGGTTCGTTCAACTCGCCCGTGGGTGCGTCCGCCCCCGGTCCCCTCCTGCCGGGCCACGCCTACGAGTTCGACGTGAGCGCCCGCCCCGCCGAGCGGCTGTCCTTCGCGATGAGGTTCGGCCAGTCCAATGACTGGCTCTTCGGCACCGACGAGCAGGGCATCGCGCTGTTCGACGCCTCGGGCACGCTCCTGACGGGCGACGTGACGTCCCGCGTGTCGCTGTGGGACGTGGGCACGGAGTTGGATGAGGAGCCCGCGGTGGGCCCGCACCAGGGTGCTCCGGAAGGCGGCCTGGACCCCGACAAGACCGTGCGCCGGGTCCCCCCGTCGCGGTACGGCACGCCCGTGTCCCAGCACCTGCGCGTCACCCTCACCGAGGTGAAGTAG
- a CDS encoding metal-dependent hydrolase, producing MRNELKAVVVGAVLGVSGVAFAQGTPTTPAAPAAKAPTADKAAGKAGKAPATAGKTEVTWWGHAAFVVKTPGGAVIAIDPWLTNPKAPQGATWPEALDAILVSHGHFDHVGETKALAQKTQAKVFGSFELVSLLGVPDAQNMGGNAGGTFQVKDATIHFVEAVHSSSYQADPKAPSQYAGAPLGFVIEIANGPTLYHAGDTGAFQSMELVAEQFKPTVAMLPIGGHFTMDPAQAAVATKLLKVKSVVPMHYGTFPALTGTPETFTSELKKARGTAKVLALEPGKAASL from the coding sequence ATGCGCAACGAGCTGAAGGCAGTGGTGGTGGGCGCGGTGCTGGGTGTTTCGGGCGTGGCCTTCGCGCAGGGCACGCCGACGACGCCCGCGGCTCCGGCGGCCAAGGCCCCCACGGCGGACAAGGCCGCGGGCAAGGCGGGCAAGGCCCCCGCCACGGCGGGCAAGACGGAGGTCACCTGGTGGGGCCACGCCGCGTTCGTGGTGAAGACGCCGGGCGGCGCGGTCATCGCCATCGACCCGTGGCTCACCAACCCCAAGGCGCCCCAGGGCGCCACCTGGCCGGAGGCGCTGGACGCCATCCTCGTCTCCCACGGTCACTTCGACCACGTGGGGGAGACGAAGGCCCTGGCCCAGAAGACCCAGGCCAAGGTGTTCGGCTCCTTCGAGCTGGTGTCGCTGCTGGGCGTGCCGGACGCGCAGAACATGGGCGGCAACGCCGGCGGCACCTTCCAGGTGAAGGACGCCACCATCCACTTCGTGGAGGCGGTGCACTCCAGCAGCTACCAGGCGGACCCCAAGGCCCCGTCGCAGTACGCCGGCGCGCCCCTGGGCTTCGTCATTGAAATCGCCAACGGCCCCACGCTGTACCACGCCGGGGACACCGGGGCCTTCCAGTCCATGGAGCTCGTCGCGGAGCAGTTCAAGCCCACCGTGGCCATGCTCCCCATCGGCGGCCACTTCACCATGGACCCCGCGCAGGCCGCCGTCGCCACGAAGCTGCTCAAGGTGAAGTCCGTGGTGCCCATGCACTACGGCACCTTCCCCGCCCTCACCGGCACCCCGGAGACGTTCACCTCCGAGCTGAAGAAGGCCCGGGGCACCGCCAAGGTGCTCGCCCTGGAGCCGGGCAAGGCCGCCTCCCTGTAG
- a CDS encoding ABC transporter ATP-binding protein gives MRRPGSIEALAELETGRALRRGKVFRRLMGEMRPYARTLAVAMAFILVGAACQAVGPYLVSRAIDRDIGAGDGWGLLRTLTALLAVYAVGALSQRAQTRRVGHTGQRVLSDLRLRLFERLQRLPLAWFDRRPLGDLMSRLLSDVDTLNQLFAQGMTQLLGSVLGLVGVLIAMLALNARLALACFSLIPAIVFTTWFFAARARNAYRKTRQTVGDVTANLQEEIGGVRQAQAFNRTEKNIERFRDRNAANRDANVAAVGITSAFSPAIDLLSTLSTALVIGYGGVLALDGRLTVGGLAAFLIYVQQFFRPVQLAASVATLAQSALAGAERIYGILDEAPEPPDAEGAVTLGPPRGEVVFDAVSFGYDLERPVLRDVSFHLEPGQTLALVGRTGAGKTTVASLVPRFYDVTAGAVRIDGEDVRRVTRGSLRQRMAMVLQEPFLFSGKVADNIAYGKQGATREDVEAAAKAVHAHDFITRLPQGYDTVLGEGGATLSQGQRQLLAFARAVIADPRVLILDEATANVDTRTEGLIQLALGKLLSGRTSIVIAHRLNTIRHADLILVLEHGAVVERGNHDELLAKGGLYAELYHQQFRDTPETVKALG, from the coding sequence ATGAGGCGGCCGGGCAGCATCGAGGCGCTGGCGGAGCTGGAGACCGGCCGCGCGCTGCGGCGCGGGAAGGTGTTCCGGCGGCTCATGGGCGAGATGCGTCCGTACGCGCGCACGCTCGCGGTCGCCATGGCCTTCATCCTGGTGGGCGCGGCCTGTCAGGCGGTGGGGCCCTATCTGGTGAGCCGGGCCATCGACCGCGACATCGGCGCGGGCGACGGCTGGGGGCTGCTGCGGACGTTGACGGCGCTGCTGGCGGTCTACGCCGTGGGCGCGCTGTCGCAGCGGGCGCAGACGCGGCGCGTGGGCCACACCGGGCAGCGCGTGCTGTCGGACCTGCGCCTGCGCCTCTTCGAGCGGCTCCAGCGCCTGCCGCTGGCCTGGTTCGACCGCCGGCCCCTGGGCGACCTGATGAGCCGGCTGCTCAGCGACGTGGACACGCTCAACCAGCTCTTCGCGCAGGGCATGACGCAGCTGCTGGGGTCGGTGCTGGGCCTGGTGGGCGTGCTCATCGCGATGCTGGCGCTCAACGCGCGCCTGGCGCTGGCGTGCTTCTCCCTCATCCCCGCCATCGTGTTCACGACGTGGTTCTTCGCGGCGCGGGCGCGCAACGCCTACCGCAAGACGCGCCAGACGGTGGGCGACGTGACGGCGAACCTCCAGGAGGAGATTGGCGGCGTGCGGCAGGCGCAGGCGTTCAACCGCACGGAGAAGAACATCGAGCGCTTCCGCGACCGCAACGCGGCCAACCGCGACGCGAACGTGGCGGCGGTGGGCATCACCTCCGCGTTCTCGCCGGCCATCGACCTGCTCTCCACGCTGTCCACGGCGCTGGTCATCGGCTACGGCGGGGTGCTGGCGCTGGACGGGCGGCTCACCGTGGGAGGGCTGGCGGCGTTCCTCATCTACGTGCAGCAGTTCTTCCGGCCGGTGCAGTTGGCCGCGTCGGTGGCCACGCTGGCGCAGTCCGCGCTGGCGGGGGCGGAGCGCATCTACGGCATCCTCGACGAGGCGCCGGAGCCGCCGGACGCCGAGGGCGCCGTGACGCTGGGGCCGCCGAGGGGCGAGGTGGTGTTCGACGCGGTGTCCTTCGGCTACGACCTGGAGCGGCCGGTGCTGCGCGACGTGTCCTTCCACCTGGAGCCCGGCCAGACGCTGGCGCTGGTGGGGCGCACGGGCGCGGGCAAGACGACGGTGGCGAGCCTCGTCCCGCGCTTCTACGACGTGACGGCGGGCGCGGTGCGCATCGACGGAGAGGACGTGCGGCGGGTGACGCGCGGCAGCCTGCGCCAGCGGATGGCCATGGTGCTCCAGGAGCCCTTCCTCTTCAGCGGCAAGGTGGCGGACAACATCGCGTACGGCAAGCAGGGGGCCACCCGCGAGGACGTGGAGGCCGCGGCGAAGGCGGTGCACGCGCACGACTTCATCACCCGGCTGCCGCAGGGCTACGACACCGTGCTGGGCGAGGGCGGCGCCACGCTCAGCCAGGGCCAGCGGCAGTTGCTGGCGTTCGCGCGCGCGGTCATCGCCGATCCCCGGGTGCTCATCCTCGACGAGGCGACGGCGAACGTCGACACGCGCACGGAGGGGCTCATCCAGCTCGCGCTCGGGAAGCTGCTCTCAGGCCGGACGAGCATCGTCATCGCGCACCGGCTCAACACCATCCGCCACGCGGACCTCATCCTGGTGCTGGAGCATGGCGCCGTCGTCGAGCGCGGCAACCACGACGAGCTGCTGGCGAAGGGCGGCCTCTACGCGGAGCTGTACCACCAGCAGTTCCGTGACACGCCGGAGACGGTCAAGGCCCTGGGCTGA
- a CDS encoding FAD-dependent oxidoreductase — MSSPPLPVLIAGAGPTGLTLACDLARRGLQVRLVDAAPGPFAGSRGKGLQPRTLEVLDDLGVLDAVLAAGTAYPRLRLHWRRFVVGRWTMVPRHPVTPDVPHPDPWLVPQARTESILRDRLASLGHGVEFGTALTGFTQDDTGVTATLARGDAVETVRAEYLVGADGGHSRVRKVLGLALHGETHEEERMVVGDVRVDGLDREHWHVWPFAKGGMVALCPLPGTERFQLVLQVKPGGTVPELTEAALNERFQHAARPGLALRLHDASWLSVYRPNVRMVDRYRVGRVFLAGDAAHVHPPAGGQGLNTGVQDAYNLGWKLDHVLRGADPALLDTYESERLPIAASVLGLSQKLFQGLSQSGLSAQRRGAETRQLGLSYRGGPLAPGASVDTARVRAGDRAPDAPGLDARGHPSRLFDAFRGPHWTLLAFGPESSDVAAWARSCFGDVVRTLSIRAKGAPVATGAFLDAEGHAHRAYDVAPGAQALILVRPDGYVGHASRTGQREALEQFLKPLLPLPVAQPRVDAAPAVTAGFTDA; from the coding sequence ATGTCCTCCCCTCCCCTCCCGGTGCTCATCGCTGGCGCCGGGCCCACCGGCCTGACGCTGGCCTGTGACCTCGCACGCCGGGGGCTCCAAGTGCGTCTGGTGGACGCGGCCCCGGGCCCGTTCGCCGGCTCGCGCGGGAAGGGGCTCCAGCCCCGCACGCTGGAGGTGCTGGACGACCTGGGCGTGCTGGACGCGGTGCTCGCCGCGGGCACCGCGTACCCTCGGCTGCGGCTCCACTGGCGGCGCTTCGTCGTGGGCCGCTGGACGATGGTCCCCCGCCATCCGGTGACTCCGGACGTGCCCCACCCCGACCCCTGGCTCGTGCCGCAGGCGCGCACCGAGTCCATCCTGCGCGACCGGCTGGCGTCGCTTGGCCACGGGGTGGAGTTCGGCACGGCGCTCACCGGCTTCACCCAGGACGACACCGGCGTCACCGCCACCCTGGCCCGAGGCGATGCGGTGGAGACCGTTCGCGCGGAGTACCTGGTGGGCGCGGACGGGGGCCACAGCCGCGTGCGCAAGGTCCTGGGCCTGGCGCTCCACGGCGAGACGCACGAGGAGGAGCGCATGGTCGTGGGCGACGTGCGCGTGGACGGGCTGGACCGTGAACACTGGCACGTCTGGCCCTTCGCGAAGGGCGGCATGGTGGCGCTGTGCCCGCTGCCCGGCACGGAGCGCTTCCAGTTGGTCCTCCAGGTGAAGCCCGGCGGCACCGTGCCGGAGCTCACCGAGGCCGCGTTGAACGAGCGGTTCCAACACGCGGCCCGCCCTGGCCTCGCGCTGCGCCTCCACGACGCGAGCTGGCTGTCCGTGTACCGGCCCAACGTGCGCATGGTGGACCGCTATCGCGTGGGCCGCGTCTTCCTCGCCGGGGATGCCGCGCACGTGCACCCTCCCGCGGGAGGCCAGGGCCTCAACACTGGCGTCCAGGACGCCTACAACCTGGGCTGGAAGCTGGACCATGTCCTCCGGGGCGCGGACCCCGCCCTGCTCGACACCTACGAGTCGGAGCGGCTGCCCATCGCCGCGAGCGTGCTGGGCCTGTCCCAGAAACTCTTCCAGGGCCTGAGCCAGAGCGGCCTGAGCGCCCAGCGGCGCGGGGCGGAGACGCGGCAACTGGGCCTGAGCTATCGCGGCGGTCCGCTCGCGCCCGGAGCCTCCGTCGACACCGCCCGTGTGCGCGCGGGAGACCGGGCTCCGGACGCGCCGGGCCTGGATGCACGGGGCCATCCCTCGCGGCTGTTCGATGCCTTCCGAGGCCCTCACTGGACGCTGCTCGCCTTCGGGCCGGAGTCCTCGGATGTGGCCGCATGGGCCCGCTCCTGCTTCGGCGACGTCGTGCGGACCCTCTCCATTCGCGCGAAGGGAGCGCCCGTGGCCACCGGCGCCTTCCTCGATGCGGAGGGGCACGCGCACCGGGCCTACGATGTGGCCCCGGGCGCGCAAGCGCTCATCCTGGTGCGCCCCGATGGCTACGTGGGGCACGCGTCCCGGACAGGCCAGCGCGAGGCCCTGGAGCAGTTCCTGAAGCCGCTCCTGCCCCTGCCCGTGGCCCAGCCCCGGGTGGATGCCGCACCGGCCGTCACCGCTGGATTCACGGATGCGTAG
- a CDS encoding TerB family tellurite resistance protein, translating into MSVLVFGRGTWLATLLADVVAAHAQAPAPVPLPSLPDASSGRARGRAFLRRTLRASGLVYGTPVPLPSPVDGGEPFDTPGRAVEDELFHAVVRTLARMALDLARVMDAPEGPRVEQLLVLFSVLAGELNLAQALDARLAAGLPVPRRMVGRVEDALDKRAPSLAGDPVYGLVLHNGAQYADAQLFCRQAIDLFSRGRLSRAGAERRWDFAARQKALLVDVLTALACVDREPSPPARRAILRQVEGLKLPHALEGEVKAAVRQSFERKRDVRDVVRRVRSVDMRHLLLEQTLLAALVDGRRTRRERAFIDTLAGALHVPQAELRRLELEMAEFYARHRSLVDVFTVSDAAGAMGEDLMAGMQETLEKNFHRLMQEARETGDLAVLLTKAARRQKLTADERQRMRAQLIDVAKAIPALAIFAAPGGILLLAALAKVLPFSLLPSSFQDGPAVDPDGEDTAEREAR; encoded by the coding sequence GTGTCGGTGCTGGTTTTTGGAAGGGGGACCTGGCTGGCCACGCTCCTGGCGGACGTGGTCGCCGCGCATGCGCAGGCCCCCGCGCCCGTCCCGCTTCCCTCGCTCCCGGACGCCTCGTCGGGCCGCGCCCGGGGCCGCGCCTTCCTGCGGCGCACGCTGCGGGCCTCGGGGCTCGTCTACGGCACGCCCGTACCGCTGCCCTCGCCGGTGGATGGGGGCGAACCCTTCGACACCCCGGGACGCGCGGTGGAGGATGAGCTGTTCCACGCCGTGGTGCGCACGCTGGCGCGCATGGCCTTGGATCTGGCGCGGGTGATGGATGCGCCGGAGGGCCCCCGGGTGGAGCAGCTGCTGGTGCTCTTCTCCGTGCTGGCGGGCGAGCTGAACCTGGCGCAGGCGCTGGACGCGCGGCTCGCGGCGGGGCTGCCGGTGCCCCGGCGGATGGTGGGGCGGGTGGAGGACGCGCTCGACAAGCGGGCGCCGTCGCTGGCCGGAGACCCGGTGTACGGGCTGGTGCTGCACAACGGCGCGCAGTACGCGGACGCGCAGCTGTTCTGCCGGCAGGCCATTGATTTGTTCTCCCGCGGGCGGCTGTCCCGGGCGGGCGCGGAGCGGCGGTGGGACTTCGCGGCGCGGCAGAAGGCGCTGCTGGTGGACGTGCTCACCGCGCTCGCGTGCGTGGACCGGGAGCCCAGCCCGCCCGCGCGCCGCGCCATCCTCCGGCAGGTGGAGGGCCTGAAGCTGCCGCACGCGCTGGAGGGCGAGGTGAAGGCCGCGGTGCGCCAGTCCTTCGAGCGCAAGCGCGACGTGCGGGACGTGGTGCGCCGGGTGCGCAGCGTGGACATGCGCCACCTGCTCCTGGAGCAGACGCTGCTGGCGGCGCTGGTGGACGGCCGGCGCACGCGGCGGGAGCGGGCCTTCATCGACACGCTGGCGGGCGCGCTGCACGTGCCCCAGGCGGAGCTGCGCCGGTTGGAGCTGGAGATGGCGGAGTTCTACGCGCGGCACCGCTCGCTGGTGGATGTCTTCACCGTGTCGGACGCGGCGGGGGCCATGGGCGAGGACCTGATGGCCGGGATGCAGGAGACGCTGGAGAAGAACTTCCACCGGCTGATGCAGGAGGCGCGCGAGACGGGCGACCTGGCGGTGCTGCTCACCAAGGCGGCGCGGCGCCAGAAGCTCACCGCCGACGAGCGCCAGCGCATGCGCGCCCAGCTCATCGACGTGGCGAAGGCCATCCCCGCGCTGGCCATCTTCGCCGCGCCGGGCGGCATCCTGCTGCTGGCGGCGCTGGCGAAGGTGCTGCCCTTCAGCCTCCTGCCCAGCTCCTTCCAGGACGGCCCCGCCGTGGACCCCGACGGCGAGGACACCGCCGAGCGCGAGGCGCGGTGA
- a CDS encoding TetR/AcrR family transcriptional regulator, producing MPRAKLSPRKMPTQERSRATVDALVQATADILVRDGAAKLTTNRIAERAGVNVASLYQFFPNKEALVAEVSRRHVKAQREAAREVLATRGFDTLEELIRTLVALGFAAHAVSPKLHHALTEELPARRARKWEPEDAPMLDALRHFRTDVPDPELALWLIDTVSHAVIHRAVVERPEALSQGLLQEELVTLLLRYVKRK from the coding sequence ATGCCGCGCGCGAAGCTCTCTCCTCGGAAGATGCCCACGCAGGAGCGCTCGCGCGCGACGGTGGACGCGCTGGTGCAGGCGACTGCTGACATTCTGGTGCGCGACGGCGCCGCGAAGCTGACGACGAACCGGATCGCGGAGCGCGCGGGCGTCAACGTGGCGTCGCTGTACCAGTTCTTTCCCAACAAGGAAGCGCTGGTGGCGGAGGTGTCGCGCCGGCACGTGAAGGCGCAGCGCGAGGCCGCTCGGGAGGTGCTGGCGACGCGCGGCTTCGACACCCTGGAGGAACTCATCCGGACGCTGGTGGCGCTGGGCTTCGCGGCCCACGCGGTGTCGCCGAAGCTGCACCATGCGTTGACGGAGGAGCTGCCCGCGCGCCGCGCCCGGAAATGGGAGCCGGAGGACGCGCCGATGCTGGACGCCCTCCGCCACTTCCGCACCGACGTGCCGGACCCGGAGCTGGCCCTGTGGCTCATCGACACGGTGTCGCACGCGGTGATCCACCGCGCGGTGGTGGAGCGCCCCGAGGCCCTGTCCCAGGGGCTGCTCCAGGAGGAGCTGGTGACGCTCCTCCTGCGCTACGTGAAGCGGAAGTAG
- a CDS encoding aldo/keto reductase yields the protein MSGTSTRPAEKSGTFKLGGDLPIHRLGYGAMQLTGPGIWGPPKDRAEAVRVLRRALELGVDFIDTADSYGPYYSEEIIAEALSPYAKGVVVATKAGLVRTGPNEWHPVAAPKYLRQELEMSLRRLKLERIDLYQLHRIDPKVPVEESLGELKALQKEGKIRHIGLSEVSVPEIERARKVVDIVSVQNRYNLTDRVHEKVLDYCEKEGLGFIPWFPLATGGLAKAGGALDSVAKKHHAAPAQIALAWLLARSPVMLPIPGTSSVKHLEENLAGAEVQLGKEELAAVDAQASGR from the coding sequence ATGAGCGGCACTTCAACGCGTCCCGCGGAAAAGAGTGGCACCTTCAAACTGGGCGGAGACCTGCCCATCCACCGCCTGGGCTACGGCGCCATGCAGCTCACCGGCCCCGGCATCTGGGGGCCGCCCAAGGACCGGGCGGAGGCGGTGCGCGTGCTGCGCCGCGCCCTGGAGCTGGGCGTGGACTTCATCGACACGGCGGACTCCTACGGCCCCTACTACAGCGAGGAGATCATCGCGGAGGCCCTGTCCCCGTACGCCAAGGGCGTGGTGGTGGCGACCAAGGCGGGCCTGGTGCGCACGGGCCCCAATGAATGGCATCCGGTGGCCGCGCCGAAGTACCTGCGCCAGGAGCTGGAGATGTCCCTGCGCCGGCTGAAGCTGGAGCGCATCGACCTGTACCAGCTGCACCGCATCGACCCGAAGGTCCCCGTGGAAGAGTCGCTGGGTGAGCTGAAGGCGCTCCAGAAGGAGGGGAAGATCCGCCACATCGGCCTGTCGGAGGTGTCGGTGCCGGAGATTGAACGGGCGCGCAAGGTGGTGGACATCGTGTCGGTGCAGAACCGCTACAACCTGACCGACCGCGTGCACGAGAAGGTGCTGGACTACTGCGAGAAGGAGGGCCTGGGCTTCATCCCCTGGTTCCCGCTGGCGACGGGGGGACTGGCGAAGGCCGGGGGCGCGCTGGACTCCGTGGCGAAGAAGCACCACGCGGCGCCCGCGCAGATCGCCCTCGCGTGGCTGCTGGCGCGCTCGCCGGTGATGCTGCCCATCCCGGGCACGTCCTCCGTGAAGCACCTGGAGGAGAACCTCGCGGGCGCGGAGGTGCAGCTGGGCAAGGAGGAGCTGGCGGCCGTGGACGCCCAGGCGTCAGGGCGCTGA
- a CDS encoding SDR family NAD(P)-dependent oxidoreductase → MAGSRGTALVTGTSAGIGAVYARRLAGLGYDLVLVARREERLRALAAELTAAHGVRAEVLRADLTADADIHRVAARAGGEDLTLLVNNAGVGGYGPFAQVEPDALEGLAHLHILAPMLATRAALPGMLARGRGAVINVASLLAFSGAMPPGPLPHRATYAGAKAFLVHFTRTLAGELRGTPVRAQVVCPGMTFTEFNGGYPGTMSPEDVVTASLVALERGETVCVPGLASAEAVTALEQAEAGMLRGGQYTLAERYRSPGTT, encoded by the coding sequence ATGGCAGGCAGTCGAGGGACAGCGTTGGTGACGGGTACGTCCGCGGGAATCGGCGCGGTGTATGCGCGGCGGCTGGCGGGGCTCGGGTATGACCTCGTCCTCGTCGCACGGCGGGAGGAGCGGCTGCGGGCGCTCGCGGCGGAGCTGACGGCGGCGCACGGCGTCCGCGCGGAGGTCCTGAGGGCGGACCTCACGGCGGACGCGGACATCCACCGGGTGGCGGCGCGCGCGGGGGGCGAGGACCTCACCCTGCTCGTCAACAACGCGGGCGTGGGAGGGTACGGGCCCTTCGCGCAGGTGGAGCCGGACGCCCTGGAGGGGCTGGCCCACCTGCACATCCTGGCGCCCATGCTGGCCACGCGCGCGGCGCTGCCCGGCATGCTGGCGCGGGGACGGGGCGCGGTCATCAACGTCGCCTCCCTGCTCGCCTTCTCCGGCGCGATGCCGCCGGGTCCCCTCCCCCACCGCGCCACCTACGCGGGCGCGAAGGCGTTCCTCGTCCACTTCACCCGCACGCTCGCGGGCGAGCTGCGCGGCACGCCGGTGCGCGCGCAGGTCGTCTGTCCGGGCATGACCTTCACGGAGTTCAACGGCGGCTATCCCGGCACGATGTCGCCGGAGGACGTCGTCACCGCGTCGCTCGTGGCGCTGGAGCGCGGGGAGACGGTCTGCGTTCCGGGGCTGGCGTCCGCGGAGGCCGTCACCGCCCTGGAGCAGGCCGAGGCCGGGATGCTGCGGGGCGGCCAGTACACCCTCGCCGAACGCTACCGGAGCCCCGGCACGACCTGA